GGCTTGCGGTTGTTCATAATAAGGTTCATAGTCTTCTACTTTAATCTGTGAAGGGTTATATACCTCACTACTGATATCAACCAGAGCTAGGCTACTTGGTGTATCCATTAATACACAACCAAAATCATCAATTTCTGAGGATGCTGAGCCACTATTGGATgttctctttttcttcttcttcttcttcgattTCGCTTTCTTGAGCACCTTCTTCTTCCAACTAAAAAGAGTTTCCTCTAACTCAAGTTCATCCTCTTCACAAACTTCTTGTTTTACAGCTGCCATTATAACAGGCATTGGAGCTTTTCTTTTCTTCGATTTACAggtttgtctaagttgttttaaTGTTATTGTACCAAAGTCAAGCTCATTCCCTTCCTCCGTAAACTCGGTTTTAACCTGAGCCTTTGCTACATCTACACCATTGGTCATAGCTAAAAACCTATTGACTTTTGGAGGATATCTAGGGAGTGATTCCTGACATTCTGAGGCATCAGCAACATAGATTTGTTCAATGTTCTTGAGTTTGAGTACTGACTTTCCTCGAGTTACATTATGCATTTTAATAACTTCACCTCCCTGAATTACAGAGATGAAGTGCACCTGACTACAGCCTCGTACCTCCATTTAATACAGATTATTGTCCTGGGCACACTGTAACAACAAGAAATCAACACAAAGCCATCGCAATAATCAACGACATGTACAATTGAAAGAATGACCTATAGCTAGTCATGCAATTGACATTAATAGGAAAATAACCTAAACAGAAAAGCTCGCTTTGTGCAAATTGAACATCGTGTTATTTGGTGTTATAGCACTCAGAAAAGCGggaaaaaattgtttttttaaaGCCATTGTCAGTATGTAACTACATACAAGTGTTACAAAGTCAGACAGATTTCAAGAAGCAAGCTTGACTTTTGGGTATTTGGTGTTATAGCACTCAGAATAGCTAGTTTGACTTTTGGGTATTGGACCAGGATAGATGTGATTAGACCTGTCAAAATTCGACCCGACCCGTttttagggttacaaacccggtttttttgACCCGCGATCCGTttaacccgaacccgaaatgacccgttattttagggtcgagacccgacccgaacgggtcgacccgttgggtcaaaggtaaatcaagaattttattaaaatattaatatttatatattatatttgaaaaattagttaaaaaaatactttttttattacttaaaattacaaaaacaactaaaaagttaattttatataacttttataatatttaataataaaataattattaagaaaactttattttaataattatgtcaatataattaatgtaaacgttgaaaatgattaaaatattaattttaaatatgatttacattttaaaaaaaatatttttttaattaaaaaaatcgtttaaaaaagacgttagagattatttcttgacccgtatccTGACCCTAACCCGACTCGTGACCCATATAACCCGACCCATAttatgacccgacccgtatgacccgacccgagacccgacccgcccgacccgtttgacaggtctagatGTGATACAACAACCTGGATCAAGCATACGAAGAAGTAGAAGCAGACAAAGGTTCCGACTTTTTAAACATAAGAACAAAATCAATATCGATTACCCAGATGAAACATATTTAAGCAGAGAATAGCAGACATATTTCTCAACTGTGTTGAAACGACAAATTTGATAGCGGAAAAGATTATGTCTTTATCAGAATAAATTGATTTGGTTGAAAGTTAAAACAACTAAAGATCTGAAAACTGATAAATCTGATGTAttctataaaattgatacaagaAATGTAAATTAGGAACGACGATCTGGGATTGTTAACAACTTGGAGACGACAAACATTAATGGGCAGATGCAGTGAAAATCATAAATCTGAAAACAATATAGAACCCAAACAAAACCCTAAATGTGAAATTAGCAGCAgaaattaacaagaaaagtaATTAGGAATTGATTGAGAGGGTAAGGAAAAATACCTGTTAAGAGATACTGGGAAATTGATTTGGAGAAGAATAGAGCTGAAAGTAATTAGGAATTGATTGATTTGGAGGGGAAGGAAGTGAGAGAGTGAGGGAGTGAATTGGGGGCGTAAATGGTGAGCGAGCTTTAAAAAGAGGGGTACTACATTTGGCGCCAAGGGTTTATGGCGGGACTTCTTTTTAAGTATTCTATATTTTAGACTTGTCAAAACTCGATCCGATCCGTAAACCGACCGAAACTCGACTCGTAAAAAACCCGTATTTAAAACCTGAACCCGAAATTAACCGGACCCGTAAATTACCCGACAAAAACAGGTCGGGTTAGGTAACAGGTAACTCGTTGGGTTAACCAAAGAAGCACACTGCACATCCTTTAAGTTATATTTTCAATTAAAGAGAAACCCTAAACTCAAACCCATCAGCACTTCCGCAGCCTCTCTGTGTTCTCTACTTCTCTTTCATCCGCTCATCTAAGTTTTCTCTCATCATCAATCGATTCGTGTATGCCAGATTCAATCGTGTATGTCTTTTATTTTCCCTGATCTTTTTCGCTCATTATTAATCATACATTAGTTTAGTTGAAGAGGATAAGCAAAGCATATGAATATATGAATTAATTTCTTTTTCCCTCATCATTAATCACTAATTGAACCTACCAAGAATTAatttctcaattatttgtttCAAGTTTATTTTGATATGTTAAACTGTTTTTTGATTCATTGATTTGTCGAATAATAACGAGTTTAAATTGGAAAATTGGAATCATTGTTGTATAGAGGAGTTATTTTGATCAATGGACGGTTTTTTGGTTACTGCAATGAGTTGCTGGTTTAGAACTGGAATTTTCGTTGTAGTTTGGTTTGCCAGAAGACCATCTCAAAGGTGATGTTTGAGGGTGCGTAGTTTACTATCTTTACATGCAGCTTTGTATGCTTGCTAAGCACAAATTTTTACTGAAGCTAAAGGTGGTGTTATAGTTGCATATTTGCCTGTTGTTATTTTCATAATGTTCACCACTTTCTTGCTATTGATAATCCATTTCATGGAAGTGCAAGTACTCGCCAAGTATTTATATGGagtatatgttttttttttttttatcaaactgGGATTATCTGACATATTTGCACAATTTTGCGGATGGATTAGATTCTAGTATGCTTGATATGGTTTATCAATGTAGTATAATGCTATTGTAAATTTGTAGTGTGGTAGCATTCATTCCCCTGCCTTTATCATTCCAGCAATCATGGCACCGCAACGACGACAACGTGTACGAAAGAGTGGAACAAATGCATTTCCATCTCCATTAGGTCAAAGTCAAGTTTCTTCCTCTTCATCCATGTCTCCAGGTGTGTATTTCTaactaaaattttgaatttttttaagtATGTAGCAGgttttcatattctataatcgcACGTTCTTTCTCTTAACATTTAGGCAACTCTTCATCCCCTTGCTCGTCAATTGGAGAGAATGCAGAACTCTTTGCTAGTTGGTGAAAATGCTGGTGAAAATTCTGTTGTGTGTTCCgagaggaaagaaagaaaatggACTTCCCCTGTTTGGAACCACTATACTAAGTATCCTGGCAGCAGCTATGCAGATGACATTCCAAGAGCAATTTGTTTGATGTTGGCCGATTCTGATATGGGTACATCTAATTTTAAATGTCATACTGAAACTTGTGATTCACATCCAACTGGACAGGGTTATGAAATGGTTGTTGGAAAATATAGTTTGCTAGTAAAGAAACTTAGTCATCTTATATTTACAAAGAAAAAGTGGTGCTTGCCATCATAAGACATGGATATCCATTTACCTTTGCCGAACATGAAGGGAATAGAGAGCTTCACTCGTATTTGAATGATAATGTGAGGTTCATTTCTAAGAATACTGCTAAGACCTATTGCCTGAAAATCcacaaaaaagagaaaaaaatactAAAGAGAGTGATGGCTGGGGTGAGTGGAAAAGTATGTTTAACTTGTGATATGTGGACTTCTTGTACTGATCAAGGTTACCTTTCCTTAACTGCTCATTATGTGGACGATGAATGCAATTTACATGCTAACTGAATTTTTATCATTTGGAACCACCTCATGATGCTATGAGTATGCATGATAAACTTTTGGAATTTATCAAAGATTGGGGACTTACAAAGAAAGTTTTTACAATCACTTTGGACAATGCTAGATCTAATGATAACATGCAAAACATGCTAGCTGAGAGTCTTAAAGTCCACTCTCCTTTGATGCGTGATGGAAAGTATGTTCATGTTCGTTGTTGTGCTCACGTCCTTAACTTGATTGTGCAAGAGGGTTTGAAATTAATAGACGGGGGGATGGCTAAAGTTAAGAAACTTGTTACTTATATTGGTTGTTCTGAACGTCGTACTTTAATATTCGAGGAAAATGTTCATAGTTGCAATCTTGATAGTTCCAAGGGACTTTATACGGATTGTCGTACTAGATAGAATGCAACCTTCAAAATGTTGTGTAGGGCGCTTTATTTTCGTAATGCATTTGTGAGTATGAGTTCGTCTTCAAGGTTTGATGCCACATTTCCACCTTTGCCCACTGAGGAAGAATGGGTTAGAATTGGAAAGATATGTGCTCTTTTAAAGCCATTTGATGAGATTTCTACGCTCATGTCGGGATGAAAGTACCAACGACAAATATATACTTGAAAAGTGTGTGGAAAATTGAGGTTCTCTTGTTGGAATATGAATCATGTGAAGACAAGTTGTTTTTTGGGGGGATAAGCTTGCTTCTTCACAAGCCGTGAATAGGGCTAGACAACTTCATCGTCGAAGACTGGACCTATCCCTTCCGATGCAAAAGACTCAGTTCTTTCATCAGGTGTGAAAAATTGATGTTTTACTATCAACCATAAGTTTCAGGTTGGGCTGTTCTGGATGTATAATGCAATTTTGGGCGACCATTGTCAAGAACCAAAAAGACTGAGCTGAGGGAAGCAGAAAAAGTCGTGATTGGTGTGGAGAAAAATCAGAGTAGGCGCGTGATTTAACAATataggctgttttttttttttgttcattggTATAAATCCAATAATTGTGAGTGATATGGCAAAAAAGATGAAGGTGAAATTCGATAAGTATTGGGAGTCTTACAGTTTTATTCTTTCCTTTGCTGCAATTCTTGATCCGAGGTTCAAGCTTGAGTTTGAAAGGTATTGCTTCacagaacttttttttttttttttggtaaaatgtaagtaaTATTATACCAAAATGGAGTCACCCACATACATCATTCGTTTTATACATCAACTACTAAACTTAATCAACTGATAGAAACAGAATGCAATCATATCCAATCTCTATAACTATCATTAATCTTCCCAGCAGCATGTAACACTTGCAACCTCAGCCTAAGGTCCATCAATATCTTCCCAATCAGAGTCTCCGGCCTCAGTAGCATTCCATCTATCCTACTCTTGTTTCGCATCTCCCAAATATTGTAAATCAAAGATTGAATACCAGCAGCTATTATTTTCTTCCTTAGCAAATTCTTCAATCTTAACTTTAGCCACCAGTGCATGAAGTTGTCAGTAGGAATGACCATCTTAAAAAATCCATTAAGTAAACCCAAGCAAGCTTTGCTATAGGCACACTCAAAAAACAGATGTGTATGACTTTCATTCTGAACTCCACAAATGCAGCAGACAGTATCCCCACAAATACCCATCTGATATAATTTGTCCCTTGTGCGTAATCTGCCATGAGCTACAATCCAGCAATCATGCAATGCTTTGGTAAGCTCAGATTATTCCAGACAAAAGGGGTCCAAGCAACTCTGATGTTAGGCATCCCTAATCAGTTATACCCATCCCTGATAGTGTACTTACGCCCCTGTTGCAGCCACCAATTCTCCCTATATCCTGCCTTAAGTTTCTCTTTGACTCCACATAACTTCCTCCAAGACCAACTAGCACCAGGTTTAGGCTTATAATCAAGTGCTTCACAGAACTTGATGCTCACACTGCTGAAGCTAAGTCTTAAGCTGTGAAATTTGAGCTCTATAAATTGTTTGAAGAGTATGTGAAAATGGATCCTTCTACCAATGGGAGTTCAACACCAATAGAAGTTCAAGACGAGCTGCCAGTAAGTAAATTTGACCATATATTGTTTTTATGCTGACCTGCCGCTGCTTTCCCCAATGTAATTCTGTTTGTGACTTTTTTTTTAGGGATTTGCTGCTTTTGCCAATGATGCTAGTCGAGTCTAGCACAGAGCTGGACATGTACAAATGTACCTAGATGAAGCTCGAGTGAACCATACTTTAGATATTGACGTTCTCTCATGGTGGAAAGATAATGAAAAATGGTTTTCTACTGTTGCGAATATGGCTAGAGATATTTTGGCAATTCCTGTCACTATCGTCGCATCGGAATCTGCTTTTAGCATAGGAAGTAGAGTAATCACCAAATGGAGAGCTTCTCTCAAGCCTGAAACTGCTGATGATTTGCTCACTACTCGTACTTGGTTGTATGGGTTTGATGTCCAAGAAGGTGCGTAAATACTTGTACTCTTTTGGATTTCAATTTTATTGTTGAGGACGAATGCTGATGTGAATTTCCCCTATCCTTTGCTTACATATTTCTCGTTTTCCATCAACTAATGATAATCAAGTGCTTGATGGATTTGAGTATCAGTTTTCTGCATTGCGAATTAGTGAAGAGAATGCTACtgatgctgatgatgatgaaGGTGATAATGAAAATGGCGAGGGCGTGGAGGAGGAGACGCCACTTAATCTATTATCAGAGATGGAAATTCTATTGCGAATTAGTGAAGATGATTGTGTTTAATTAGCTATTTTATGTAAtaactgtgggaaataatctgtatacttcccttaatattgaaggattataacgaatttaacagtgatgatcaatagtcataaacaaaatacataaacaaagtataaaggattcagaattaaccttcggtcctagcaaaattggtgtaagaacaatatcaaaattgatattcgcctatcagttgcacccaagacgatatgagatatgccctattgattgtgctagaatcgatctaaaattttctgtaaaatttagttgttttgtgttttttttttttgatgagagaggaggctaggtcaagaaaaagaattagggtagaataattctctccttttctttcttatactgaccgaaatttggagtcaattaggaaagaataaatctttcctaatttcgccTAATCGaaaaataaggagtatattctccttatttttggtctttccaaaaatatataaaatgtgttgaattgtcatctagtgaggatcgaacccatgacctcttggtatgtgtaccctcactattaccactatgacacattcatcttgttgatattaaatataactgattatatttaattatgaattaacagattaattcgttcaagctaacattacatatatttaattaaatataacttattatatttaatttacgaattgacagttaattcgtctcaactaatattatttaattttcattaaataattatctcatcaacacattgactaactttttagtcattttgggcatcaatgtgattatatttctataaccacatttctcaaacacatcctataggtgtgacctttagggaccagttgatcaccgccatctgtatgataataacgtcaaactttctagcaagccaaccgttattaggtaaacgttaatcaactgattaaatatacgaagtatacccttgtgaacctgtaagagatttacaaatgttatcacactaatttgtggaggacacaagctccaacaataacTAGACTGGTGGAATATTTTGCTATTTTTTGACGTGATCTCTTTTTTGTTTGTGGGCGACGGGCGTGTGCCGTGTGGTAATTTACGTCCACAAGAAGACGCGTAAAACTTGTAAGATATTATAAGTTGATGACTTAATGTGAATTTGTGATGGATGGAAACATGGAAATGTTTGAATGAATTCTAAATTTTTTGTCACCAATTTTGTATTTTGAATGAAGAATGGCTTGTTTTTGCTTATGGATTCTTGCAATTGGCAATCTTTAACCATGATGATAATTGAGATACTAACAGATGCTGTCAATGTCAAGTGTTGTACACTTGTACACTTATAAATTATAATGACATGGTGACATCATGTTCACTCTTTCAAAAGTGAAATTTTGTGGAAAATCGCGTTAATGTATTATATGTCAAAATATTTTCTATTAAAATATCGATTATGCTAAAAATTATGTTTTTTGAAAATTATAATGTCGATTATACTAAAAATTATGtattaaataatttttaaaaaattaaaatatcgaTTATACAAAAAATTATGTattaaataattttttaaaaattgtCTCGAAAGTCGTTAATTTACCCGTTTTAAAACCTTAACGGCCTAACCCGACCTGTAACCCGTATTTACTTGGCCCGTATTTTACCCGACTCGAAATAAACCCGACCCGTATTTTACCCGAACTCATATCTGCTTGTAACAcctccttcttacccggccaaggtaattgggaaaTGTTACcttctcgatttcccgaggtagtgaaattAGAGTCGCAATTGggaaacaattaatataaatatgtatttagtggattacatatgCATAAGTGAAtaattgaaatgaataatacaactcatgactactaaactaatctaatcaaccATGCTTAACTCGAATGTCATCACGGCTCGTCCTGTCTCCCGCATGctaccaaagctaacctgtaaacaactgctccccatatgatcggaaatatcatatggatcgacacaggccacccccggaaataggtgacattatacggacacaacaaacgtcagtttcaatacacaATTATAGGACACGACTCGATAAGTGTAGACTCGACATAATCATGTGAATGAGACTCGACATAGAAATCACCGtaccggtaccgggacatgcccagacgtacccacaaccaccggtgctagagacacgcccacgacaccacctCTCACACAAAGGTATCGGGACACGGCCAGACATACCGGGCccgaaagccaaccggatcccctgccagacgtcgtgccttaACTACACaagtccctccgtgactcaagccattaatgtgcacatcccccttagagtgggaagctccaaggggcgacccgagggcaagacggtttcccaaccgtcttacgtctcctcaacaatcaagTACCACTACCAAGgacctccaacacaacacaatcacaatcataaatgacaaatggaagaacaacattTAATATATATGACCAAGTTCATGAATTCAATCCCACATACATACTAACCGACTCATGAATGCACTAGTGAGGAAAGACACCCAAACATGcatacacaatattgaaaccgagtaggataacctaccttttagcataatctacaagctaatcgaaatcaccaagtatccatctcataaaaccgtttcatcctacataaatcatgtaataactatcacaattcactctatactaaattacaacataaaatccctcattattagttactaattactcattttacataactaaatgctaattaacctctcttagtaaaccctaactctAATTTACTCATAAGACAAAGAGGAAAAGGTGAGATTTTTACTTACAAAGATAGATCGAgaaataggagaggtgttccaccattaatccaagcttgaaggccaagAGAAGGGCATTGAGAGTAatttagagagaggggagagggttttagtgtaagaaggaagaaggagaagaatGAATGGGATAAGGTTGGGATAGGATGAAATCCCGAATTTCTTATCTCGGGTACAGCTCaacaccactcgaccgagtggcactcactcagtcgagtgtactcttactcgaccgagtgctgacTCACTTGATCCATTTGGGGTTCTACTTGGTCCACtggaagtctactaggtctagtttaggtcttacttgaTCTCGTAGAAGGGTCATCCTTTACTTCCGAGTACATATGGGTTCCCTCACGTGTCCCTAGGTCTAAGTACAAATGTCGGGTATTACACTATCCGACCCGTAACCCGCTCGTTTAACCCGTTTGACAGATCTACCATATTTCCATCCCAATGTGAATGATGAATTTGGAATATAAATTACTTGTGGTTATTTCCATCCCAATTGGGGGAAAAAGTATCTTCATATTCTGaatatttgtttt
This sequence is a window from Silene latifolia isolate original U9 population chromosome 8, ASM4854445v1, whole genome shotgun sequence. Protein-coding genes within it:
- the LOC141595260 gene encoding uncharacterized protein LOC141595260, producing the protein MGICGDTVCCICGVQNESHTHLFFECAYSKACLGLLNGFFKMVIPTDNFMHWWLKLRLKNLLRKKIIAAGIQSLIYNIWEMRNKSRIDGMLLRPETLIGKILMDLRLRLQVLHAAGKINDSYRDWI